From the Achromobacter xylosoxidans A8 genome, the window CGACCGCGCTATGGAACCGGCAGGTGTCGTCCATGCATGACCTGACGGTGACCGCAGCGCTTGAATCGGGCAAGCGTTGCTACGAGATGGCCGGCGTCTCCGCGAAAGACATGGACCTGGCCATGCTGTACGACGCCTTCACCATCAACACCATCCTGTTCCTGGAAGACCTGGGGTTCTGCCGGAAGGGCGAGGGCGGCGCGTTTGTGGACGATGGCGCGATCGCGCCCGGCGGGCGGCTGGCCGTCAACACCAACGGCGGCGGCCTGTCCTGCGTGCATCCGGGCATGTACGGGGTGTTTCTCATGGTCGAGGCGGTCAGGCAGCTGCGTGGAGAGTGCGGTGAGCGCCAGTTGAAGGATCCGAACCTGGCCCTGGTGCACGGCAACGGCGGCACGCTGTCCAGCCAGTCCACCGCGATCCTCAGCGCGTTGCCTACGCTCTGACCGTCCAACAAGTCTGCGGTGGAGGCGGAGCAACCGCGTCACCGCCATGGGGTAAGCCATGTTGAAAAAGATTGTGCCCTCCTTGGAGGAGGCCGTGGCTGGAGTGGCGGATGGCGCCACGCTGCTGATAGGCGGGTTTGGCGCTTCCGGCGTGCCGACGGAGCTGCTGCAGGCGCTACTGGAGACCGGCGCCCGCGAACTGACCATCGTCAACAACAACGCGGGCAATGGCGAGCAGGGTTTGAGTCAGCTGATCCGGGCGGGGCGGGTGCGGAAAGTGATCTGCTCCTTTGCGCGCTCGTCGAATCCCAAGAAGCCCAATGCGGCGGCGTTCGGAGAGTGGTATGCCGCAGGCAGAATCGAACTGGAGGTGGTGCCGCAAGGCACGCTGGCCGAACGCTTGCGCGCGGCCGGAGCCGGCATGGGTCCGTTCTTCACGCCCACTGCCTACGGAACCCGCTTGGCGCAAGGCAAGGAAGCGCGCGTGATCAACGGCCGCGGCTACGTACTGGAAGAGCCGCTGCCGGGTGATGTGGCCTTCGTGAAGGCGCAGTACGGCGACAGTGCGGGCAATCTGACCTACCGCTACGCCAGCCGTAATTTCGGACCCGTGATGTGCATGGCCGCGCGGATGACTGTGGCCCAGGTAGACCAGGTGGTGTCTCTGGGGGAACTGGCGCCGGAGCAGATCATAACGCCCGGGATTTTCGTTCAACGCATCGTCGAGTACCCCAATGAGTATCAATAGCCTGTCCCGCGCGCGCATGGCGCAGATCGTCGCCGACGACATTCCGCCCGCCTCATACGTCAATCTGGGCATCGGCATGCCGACCTCGGTGGCCGACTATCTGAAGCCCGAGCGCGGCGTGGTGCTGCACAGCGAGAACGGCATCCTGGGCATGAAAGGCCTGCCGCCGGGCGCCGCGGTCGACACGGACCTGCTCAACGCCAGCAAGGAGCCCGTTGCGCTGGACATCGGTGCCTCGATTACCGATCACGTGGTGTCCTTCGCCATGATGCGCGGCGGCCATATCGATCTGACCGTGCTGGGCGCCTTCCAGGTTTCCGCCGACGGCGACCTGGCCAACTGGGACACGGGACGCGAAGACTCGATTCCAGCCGTGGGCGGGGCCATGGACCTGGTAGCAGGCGCCAAACGCATCTTCGTAATGATGCAGCACGTGGACCGGGATGGCCGGCCGAAGATCGTGCCTGAATGCACCTATCCCCTAACCGGCAAGGCCGTGGTCGATCGCATCTACAGCGATCTGGCAATCCTGGACATCACGCCGGACGGACTGCATGTGCGGGCGATGGTGCGGGGCCTGGATTTTGCAGCGCTGCAGGCGCGGACCTCGGTGGACTTGAAGCTGGACGATGCATGGATCGAACTGGCGCCCTGAATTTCAGGTGGACGCCGTCATTGGAGGAAGTCATGAGCTGGACGCAGGAGTTGGACGAACTGGCACGCCGCAAGGAATATTCCCTGCGCATGGGCGGCGCGGAAAAGGTGCAGCGTCAGCATGACGCGGGCAAGCTGGACATCCGCCAGCGGATCGAACGGCTGGTCGATGGCGGTTCGTTCGTCGAGGTGGGAGGTTTGGCCGGTAGCGGTGAATACGACGAGCAGGGCCGCCTGGTCCAAGTGATGCCGTCGAACGTGATCATGGGACGGGCGGCGCTGGACAGCAAAAGCGTCGTAGTCGTGGGCGACGACTTCACCGTGCGCGGCGGCGCGAACGACGGGGCCGTGGGCGACAAGATGATTTTTGCCGAACAGATGGCGTTCGACCTGCGCCTGCCGCTGGTACGCCTGATCGACGGCACGGGCGGAGGCGGCTCGGTCAAGAACATCGAGAAGATGGGGCATGCGCTGCTGCCGAAGATGAAGATCTGGGCCTACGTGGCGCGCAACCTGGCCCAGGTCCCCGTGGTGTCGCTGGCCCTCGGGTCGGTGGCCGGCCAGGGCGCCGCGCGCGTCGCCGGCAGCCACTACTCCGTCATGGTCAAGGACACCTCGCAGCTGTTCATTGCGGGACCTCCGGTGGTGGCCAAGATCGGCCAGAAACTGGGCAAGAACGAGCTGGGCGGAAGCGCCATACACACCCGCAACGGGGTGGTGGACGATGAGGTGGATTCCGAGGACGAGGCTTTTGCGGCGGCGCGGCGTTTCCTGTCGTATCTGCCGGCGTCGGTCCACGAACTCGCGCCCAGGGGAGAGCCTCCCGTCACTGTGGCTGAACAGGAGTGGTTGCGGACCGCCATTCCGAAGGACACGCGCAAGGTCTACAAGATCCGGCCGATACTGGACACCTTGTTCGATCCCGGCACCGTGTTCGAAATCGGCCGGCATTGGGGGAGGGCAATCGTGGGCGGGCTGGCTCGGGTGGATGGCTGGCCCGTGCTGTTCGTCGCCAGCAATCCCTACCACTACGGCGGCGGCTGGGACCGGCACACCGCCGAGAAGTTCACCCGTCTGGTCGACCTGGCCGAAACCTTCCACCTGCCCGTGGTGAACCTGGTGGACATCGCGGGTTTCCAGATCGGCCTGGAAGCCGAGAAGGACGGCGTGATGCGCGCCGGAGTCAGGGCGTTGACGGCGGTCTCGCAGTCAACGGTGCCTTGGTTTTCGCTGATCATGCGGCGGGCCTTCGGCGTGGCCGCGGGCGGCCATCAGAATTCCAGCCGTTTCAATTTCCGCTATGCCTGGCCTTCGGCCCAGTGGGGCTCGCTGCCGATCGAGGGCGGCCTGGAGGTGGCGTACCGGTCGGAGATCGAGGCG encodes:
- a CDS encoding 3-oxoacid CoA-transferase subunit B, whose translation is MSINSLSRARMAQIVADDIPPASYVNLGIGMPTSVADYLKPERGVVLHSENGILGMKGLPPGAAVDTDLLNASKEPVALDIGASITDHVVSFAMMRGGHIDLTVLGAFQVSADGDLANWDTGREDSIPAVGGAMDLVAGAKRIFVMMQHVDRDGRPKIVPECTYPLTGKAVVDRIYSDLAILDITPDGLHVRAMVRGLDFAALQARTSVDLKLDDAWIELAP
- a CDS encoding 3-oxoacid CoA-transferase subunit A; the encoded protein is MLKKIVPSLEEAVAGVADGATLLIGGFGASGVPTELLQALLETGARELTIVNNNAGNGEQGLSQLIRAGRVRKVICSFARSSNPKKPNAAAFGEWYAAGRIELEVVPQGTLAERLRAAGAGMGPFFTPTAYGTRLAQGKEARVINGRGYVLEEPLPGDVAFVKAQYGDSAGNLTYRYASRNFGPVMCMAARMTVAQVDQVVSLGELAPEQIITPGIFVQRIVEYPNEYQ
- a CDS encoding acyl-CoA carboxylase subunit beta: MSWTQELDELARRKEYSLRMGGAEKVQRQHDAGKLDIRQRIERLVDGGSFVEVGGLAGSGEYDEQGRLVQVMPSNVIMGRAALDSKSVVVVGDDFTVRGGANDGAVGDKMIFAEQMAFDLRLPLVRLIDGTGGGGSVKNIEKMGHALLPKMKIWAYVARNLAQVPVVSLALGSVAGQGAARVAGSHYSVMVKDTSQLFIAGPPVVAKIGQKLGKNELGGSAIHTRNGVVDDEVDSEDEAFAAARRFLSYLPASVHELAPRGEPPVTVAEQEWLRTAIPKDTRKVYKIRPILDTLFDPGTVFEIGRHWGRAIVGGLARVDGWPVLFVASNPYHYGGGWDRHTAEKFTRLVDLAETFHLPVVNLVDIAGFQIGLEAEKDGVMRAGVRALTAVSQSTVPWFSLIMRRAFGVAAGGHQNSSRFNFRYAWPSAQWGSLPIEGGLEVAYRSEIEAAADPEAKRAEIEARVRALTSPFRSAEAFVIEDIIDPACTRARLVEFANLAAPLRQPGQVATGYRP